The window GACTCGCTGTATCCCGCGGTCAGGAAGACGGCCGTGGGGCAGAGCAGCAGTCCCAGCACGGCGATCCAACCGGAGGCGCCCTCCAGCTCGGCCAGCCGGGCCAGGGCCACCATGGCCACGGCCCCGGCCACCAGCGAGATGAGCAGCCCGGCCGCCGTCCAGTCGGGGACCACGAGGTGCACCAGCCGCAGCGCCATCGGGAAGCCGGGAAAGAAGGCGGGCAGCCCCGCGTCGGGCGGGGCTGCCGGATCGCCGTCGTAGCCGTACCGGGCGATCGTGACGAACAGCCCCGCGTCCCACTGCTTCCACCTGCCGACGTAGTCGTGCAGGGCCACCCCGAGCACCGTGGCGACCGCCAGCCCGGCCCGCGAGGCCAGCCACAGCAGCAGGGCGTCGCGATCGGCCGAGCGGGTGATCACCGGGTGGCGGGGGCCAGCGTGAACCGGTCGGGCGCCCCGTCGAAGACGCCGCCGCCCTGGTCGTCGACGTCGCCCTGCCGGACGAGGTCCTTGTGCGGGCGCAGGATGTCGCGGACCACGAACGCCATCATGATGCCGATCGTGATGACGCGGCCCCAGACGGCGGTGAAGTAGGTGTCGTCACCGATGCCCAGGTCGTCGCGGTCGAGCGGCGGCTGGCCGAGCAGGTAGAGCCAGATCGCGAAGAAGTACCACACCTCGGCGACCTGCCACAGCGCGAGCGGCTTCCAGTTGGGCCTGGCCAGCACGGCCAGCGGCACCAGCCAGAGCACGAACTGCGGCGACCACACCTTGTTCGTCATCATGAACGCGGCCAGCGCGAGGAAGCAGATCTGGGCGAGCCGCGGCCGGCGCGGGGCGGCCAGCGTGAGCACGGCGATGCCCACGCACAGCAGGAGCAGCGACGCCATGCCGAGCGTGCTGACGTCCATGTCGCCGAGCACCGGCCAGCCCTTGTTCTGGAAGAACAGCCACGGCGAGCCCCAGTCGACGCCGCGGTCCTGCGAGAACACGTAGAACCGGCGCCAGCCGTCCCAGGCCAGCACCATGAACGGCACGTTCACCACGAGCCAGGCGGCCACGGCCGCGCCCATCGTCACGAGGAACGGCCGCCAGCGCCCGGTGCGCAGCGTGAGCAGGAACAGCGCCCCGACGAACATCAGCGGATAGAACTTCGTCGCGATCGCCAGCCCGAGCAGCACGCCGGCCAGCACCTGCCGCTTGCGCGCCCAGGCCAGCAGCACGCCCATGGACAGGGCCCCGGCGACGAAGTCCCAGTTGATGTACGCGGCCAGGATCACCGACGGGGCCAGCGCGTACCACAGGGCGTCCCAGCGCCGGGTCGGCCCGGCCACCGCGGCCATCAGCAGCACGCCGGCGACGAGGCAGACGCCGAGGAAGACGACCGTGAAGTCGTAGAACAGGGGTGCCTGGACGCCTTCCACCAGGCGAGGGGGGCCCGGCCTGAGCAGGCGGGCGATCCAGGCGAACACCTGCATGACCTCGCCGAGCACCACCGGGTACTCGACGTGCTTGTCGAAGGGCACCTGCGCGAAGTAGGGGTTCTCCGCCGCGAGCTGCCGGTCGAAGTAGAGGGGGAAGATGTCGGTGTAGCAGAAGTTGGTGTAGACGGTGGTCTGGTCGTTCCAGCCGCCGGTCCTGCAGGGCAGCCGGAAGACGTAGGCGAGGCTCGCCCCCAGGGCCACGAACAGCCCCAGGGGCAGGTAGGGCACGGCCCGCGCGATCAGCGGCGGGCGCACCTCGGTGACCGCCTTCACCGGGTTTCGCGCCGCGCGGGCGTGGGCTCGGGATAGACGTATTCGCCGTCGCCGAGGGCGCCGCCGCCGAGCACGCTGCCGTCGCCGTCCTCGATGGTGCCCATCTCGTTGGGGTCGATCGTGATGATCTCGCCGTCGTCACACGGGCCGATCTCGCAGTCGGAGTCGAGGTTCTCCTCGTCGAGCGGATCCTTGGTGGCCGTCGGCGTGGGGACGGGCTTGGGCGCGAGGTCCTCGCTGATGCCGGAGTCGACCCGCTCGGGGAACTGCTCGACCTTCTGACCCTTCATC is drawn from Nonomuraea muscovyensis and contains these coding sequences:
- a CDS encoding glycosyltransferase family 87 protein encodes the protein MKAVTEVRPPLIARAVPYLPLGLFVALGASLAYVFRLPCRTGGWNDQTTVYTNFCYTDIFPLYFDRQLAAENPYFAQVPFDKHVEYPVVLGEVMQVFAWIARLLRPGPPRLVEGVQAPLFYDFTVVFLGVCLVAGVLLMAAVAGPTRRWDALWYALAPSVILAAYINWDFVAGALSMGVLLAWARKRQVLAGVLLGLAIATKFYPLMFVGALFLLTLRTGRWRPFLVTMGAAVAAWLVVNVPFMVLAWDGWRRFYVFSQDRGVDWGSPWLFFQNKGWPVLGDMDVSTLGMASLLLLCVGIAVLTLAAPRRPRLAQICFLALAAFMMTNKVWSPQFVLWLVPLAVLARPNWKPLALWQVAEVWYFFAIWLYLLGQPPLDRDDLGIGDDTYFTAVWGRVITIGIMMAFVVRDILRPHKDLVRQGDVDDQGGGVFDGAPDRFTLAPATR